In Pseudofrankia saprophytica, one genomic interval encodes:
- a CDS encoding ABC transporter substrate-binding protein: MLPPVRKRLTRSAALAASVGSLAASLSLAACGQGGANGAGGACSPTVPGITPTGVKAGMVWTDTGPGAATMRSFRAGVDARLHVANEEDGGVYGRKITYAWRDDMGDPALNVPRVQELLDQEKIFGLIYAPGGGRDSAKLLEQRNVPVTGIASDPVWLGLNNMFSWFYLGDGSSTTWGKYVHDQGGTRAALFATAQTAGNGDFASQITASLKASGVKVVKTFYIGQITSYQTLAEQIKANNIDALTGVLLPDAAAKLLPELAKLGITLGGGLKVAVMPLGYDDNNLTQFGRSIAGVTVLTATQPFELNTAGQQTFKKAMSEYAPEIQPPTQDLAVDGWISADLFIRGLEAAGKCPTRESFIAGLRAVKDYDGAGLTPDASIDLSTNLRETSTCYYAIKISKDGSRFEPTSETAICGDVISPEQMTALNQQP, from the coding sequence ATGCTGCCACCCGTCAGGAAACGATTAACCAGAAGCGCCGCGCTCGCGGCCAGTGTGGGCAGCCTGGCCGCCTCCCTCTCGCTGGCCGCCTGCGGCCAGGGAGGCGCGAACGGGGCGGGCGGGGCCTGCTCACCCACGGTGCCCGGCATCACGCCCACCGGGGTCAAGGCCGGGATGGTCTGGACCGACACCGGGCCGGGGGCGGCCACCATGCGATCCTTCCGGGCCGGCGTGGACGCCCGCCTCCACGTCGCCAACGAGGAGGACGGCGGCGTCTACGGCCGCAAGATCACCTATGCCTGGCGTGACGACATGGGCGACCCGGCGCTCAACGTGCCGAGGGTCCAGGAGCTCCTCGACCAGGAGAAGATCTTCGGCCTCATCTACGCTCCCGGCGGCGGCCGTGACTCGGCCAAACTCCTGGAGCAGCGCAACGTCCCCGTCACCGGCATAGCCAGCGACCCGGTCTGGCTGGGGCTGAACAACATGTTCTCGTGGTTCTACCTGGGCGACGGCTCCAGCACCACCTGGGGAAAATACGTCCATGACCAGGGCGGAACCCGCGCGGCCCTCTTCGCCACGGCCCAGACCGCCGGGAACGGAGACTTCGCCTCGCAGATCACGGCGAGCCTGAAGGCCAGTGGCGTCAAGGTCGTCAAGACCTTCTACATCGGCCAGATCACCAGCTACCAGACCCTCGCCGAGCAGATCAAGGCGAACAACATCGACGCCCTCACCGGCGTCCTGCTCCCGGACGCGGCCGCCAAGCTGCTCCCCGAGCTGGCCAAGCTCGGCATCACCCTCGGCGGGGGCCTCAAGGTCGCGGTGATGCCCCTGGGCTACGACGACAACAACCTCACCCAGTTCGGCCGCTCGATCGCCGGCGTGACCGTTCTGACGGCCACCCAGCCCTTCGAGCTGAACACCGCGGGCCAGCAGACGTTCAAGAAGGCGATGAGCGAGTACGCCCCCGAGATCCAGCCGCCGACCCAGGACCTGGCCGTGGACGGATGGATCTCGGCCGACCTGTTCATTCGGGGCCTCGAAGCGGCCGGAAAATGCCCGACTCGGGAGTCCTTCATCGCCGGCCTGCGTGCCGTGAAGGACTACGACGGTGCCGGCCTGACTCCCGACGCCAGCATCGACCTGTCCACCAACCTCCGCGAGACCTCGACCTGCTATTACGCCATCAAGATCAGCAAGGATGGCTCCAGGTTCGAGCCCACCAGCGAGACAGCCATCTGCGGAGATGTCATCAGCCCAGAGCAGATGACCGCCCTGAACCAGCAGCCCTGA
- a CDS encoding ABC transporter substrate-binding protein, producing MRAAAAAFSAGGLAASLVACGGGGSNAAGGACSATVPGITPTEVKAGMVWSDTGPGAATLRAFRAGVDARLHVLNEEEGGVYGRKVTYAWRDDRADPTLNVSMVQELLDQEKIFGLIYAPGGGRDSAKLLQERNIPVTGIASDPVWLGMNNMFSWFYLGDGSSTTWGKYVREQGGTRAGVFAIGASATSGGFTQQVVASLKANDVKVVKTFNVSEITSYQTVAQQIKANNIDTLTGVLLPDAAAKLLPELAKLGVTLGGSLKVVLLPTGYDGSSLATYGRSLAGASIFTSVQPFELDTPGQRKFEQAMSDYTPEIQPPTQGLAVSGWIAADLFTRGLEAAGKCPTRESFISGLRAVKDYDGAGLTPDASIDLSTNFRQTSTCYYAIKISPDGSKFQLTGSTATCGDSITPQQMTALNQQP from the coding sequence ATGCGGGCCGCGGCGGCCGCGTTCAGCGCGGGTGGGCTGGCCGCCTCCCTGGTCGCCTGCGGTGGCGGCGGCTCGAACGCGGCGGGCGGGGCCTGCTCGGCCACGGTGCCCGGCATCACGCCCACCGAGGTCAAGGCCGGCATGGTCTGGAGCGACACCGGACCGGGAGCCGCCACCCTGCGCGCCTTCCGGGCCGGCGTGGATGCCCGTCTCCACGTCCTCAACGAGGAGGAAGGCGGCGTCTACGGCCGCAAGGTCACCTACGCCTGGCGCGACGACCGGGCCGACCCCACCCTCAACGTTTCCATGGTCCAGGAGCTCCTTGACCAGGAGAAGATCTTCGGACTCATCTACGCTCCCGGCGGCGGCAGGGACTCGGCCAAACTCCTGCAGGAACGCAACATCCCCGTCACGGGCATCGCCAGCGACCCGGTCTGGCTCGGGATGAACAACATGTTTTCGTGGTTCTACCTCGGAGACGGCTCCAGCACCACCTGGGGCAAGTATGTCCGCGAACAGGGCGGCACCCGCGCGGGCGTCTTCGCGATTGGCGCGAGCGCGACGAGTGGGGGCTTCACGCAGCAGGTCGTGGCGAGCCTGAAGGCGAACGACGTCAAGGTCGTCAAGACGTTCAACGTCAGCGAGATCACGAGCTACCAGACCGTCGCCCAGCAGATCAAGGCGAACAACATCGACACCCTCACCGGTGTTCTGCTGCCAGACGCGGCCGCCAAGCTGCTCCCCGAGCTGGCGAAGCTCGGCGTCACCCTCGGCGGCAGCCTCAAGGTCGTTCTGTTGCCGACCGGCTACGACGGCAGCAGCCTGGCGACATACGGCAGGTCGCTCGCCGGCGCGTCCATCTTCACCTCCGTCCAGCCCTTCGAGCTCGACACTCCGGGGCAGCGGAAGTTCGAGCAGGCCATGAGCGACTACACCCCGGAGATTCAGCCCCCGACCCAGGGCCTGGCGGTGAGCGGCTGGATCGCGGCCGACCTGTTCACCCGCGGCCTCGAAGCGGCTGGAAAATGCCCGACGAGGGAGTCGTTCATCTCCGGCCTGCGCGCCGTCAAGGACTACGACGGCGCAGGCCTGACCCCCGACGCCAGCATCGACCTGTCCACCAACTTCCGCCAGACCTCGACCTGCTACTACGCCATCAAGATCAGCCCGGACGGCTCGAAGTTCCAACTGACCGGCTCCACGGCCACCTGCGGGGACAGCATCACCCCGCAGCAGATGACCGCCCTCAACCAGCAGCCCTGA
- a CDS encoding TetR/AcrR family transcriptional regulator yields MAHDQELAVSTLSEEPAWKQRAVERSTKAARLRAERKVQQFLEAAQAIILEKGSTDFTVQEVVDRSHQSLRSFYQHFGGKHELLLALFENALRRSADEIRIAAGAEVDPLTGLEVAIRMLFESSLPDPSTRHPLFTDFATQLLMTYPAEVRSAHEPMLSVFAELMTRVDAVGQLRTSLRPRRAAAMVMQSVMFLAQSTAVAGESEGAHPLTTDEVWDFCSGGFARHAER; encoded by the coding sequence ATGGCGCACGACCAGGAGCTTGCTGTGAGCACGCTGAGCGAGGAACCGGCTTGGAAGCAGCGTGCCGTCGAGCGCTCCACCAAGGCCGCGCGCCTGCGCGCGGAGCGCAAGGTCCAGCAGTTCCTCGAGGCCGCCCAGGCGATCATTCTGGAGAAGGGGTCGACCGACTTCACCGTACAGGAAGTCGTCGACCGGTCGCACCAGTCGCTGCGCAGCTTCTACCAGCACTTCGGCGGCAAGCACGAGCTGCTGCTGGCGCTGTTCGAGAACGCCCTGCGCCGCTCCGCGGACGAGATCCGCATCGCGGCGGGTGCCGAGGTCGACCCGCTGACCGGGCTCGAGGTCGCCATCCGGATGCTGTTCGAGAGCTCGCTGCCGGATCCGTCCACCCGCCACCCGCTGTTCACGGACTTCGCCACGCAGCTGCTGATGACCTACCCCGCCGAGGTCAGGTCCGCGCACGAGCCGATGCTCAGCGTGTTCGCGGAGCTGATGACCCGCGTCGACGCGGTCGGCCAGCTGCGGACGAGCCTGCGCCCGCGCCGGGCGGCCGCGATGGTCATGCAGTCGGTGATGTTCCTCGCCCAGTCGACCGCGGTCGCGGGGGAGAGCGAGGGCGCGCACCCGCTCACGACGGACGAGGTGTGGGACTTCTGCTCGGGAGGGTTCGCCCGCCACGCCGAGAGGTGA
- a CDS encoding acyl-CoA dehydrogenase family protein: protein MLFELDSDQQLWRTTVRDVLAKECPPALVRSVADQGADPGPLWRTFTGLGWTELTEATEAVELAILLEELGRATDPTPYLATMTWFTPLAPGVISGEQSGTAVLDGVSAHRDPHGGEGWILDGTGHHVLDGDRADWFAVVTDAGVFTVPATEATVHRESVFDPLLHVADVSFWQVRVGEESRTGADVDLARDIALTGLALTMAGACKRILELTLAHVRTREQFGVPIGSFQAVKHKAVDMHVAIERATALAYFAALTIAEQDPRRATAAAMAKAAAGECTTVVFETGFQLFGGMGFTWENDLQFALKRALSGELLLGGADVHRARIAAALLDAPAVTPAASPTSEEHHAAAV, encoded by the coding sequence ATGCTCTTTGAGCTGGACTCCGACCAGCAGCTGTGGCGCACGACCGTCCGCGATGTCCTCGCGAAGGAGTGCCCGCCCGCGCTGGTCCGTTCCGTCGCCGACCAGGGCGCGGACCCGGGACCGCTCTGGCGGACCTTCACCGGCCTCGGCTGGACCGAGCTGACCGAGGCGACCGAGGCAGTCGAGCTCGCGATCCTGCTCGAGGAGCTCGGCCGGGCCACCGACCCGACGCCCTACCTCGCGACCATGACCTGGTTCACCCCCCTCGCGCCGGGCGTCATCTCCGGCGAGCAGTCCGGTACCGCCGTCCTCGACGGCGTCAGCGCCCACCGTGACCCGCACGGCGGCGAGGGCTGGATCCTCGACGGCACCGGCCATCACGTCCTCGACGGCGACCGGGCCGACTGGTTCGCCGTGGTCACCGACGCCGGCGTGTTCACCGTTCCCGCCACCGAGGCGACCGTCCACCGCGAGAGCGTCTTCGACCCGCTGCTGCACGTCGCCGACGTCAGCTTCTGGCAGGTCAGGGTTGGTGAGGAGAGCAGGACCGGCGCCGACGTCGACCTCGCCCGCGACATCGCGCTCACCGGCCTCGCGCTGACCATGGCCGGTGCCTGCAAGCGGATCCTGGAGCTCACGCTCGCCCACGTCCGCACCCGCGAGCAGTTCGGCGTCCCGATCGGCTCGTTCCAGGCCGTCAAGCACAAGGCCGTCGACATGCACGTGGCGATCGAGCGCGCGACGGCTCTCGCCTACTTCGCCGCGCTGACGATCGCCGAGCAGGACCCGCGGCGCGCCACCGCCGCCGCGATGGCGAAGGCGGCCGCCGGCGAGTGCACGACGGTCGTGTTCGAGACCGGCTTCCAGCTGTTCGGCGGCATGGGCTTCACCTGGGAGAACGACCTGCAGTTCGCGCTGAAGCGGGCGCTGTCCGGCGAGCTGCTGCTCGGCGGCGCCGACGTACACCGGGCCAGGATCGCAGCCGCGCTGCTCGACGCCCCCGCGGTGACCCCGGCGGCCAGCCCAACCTCGGAGGAGCACCATGCGGCTGCGGTTTGA
- a CDS encoding acyl-CoA dehydrogenase family protein, translated as MRLRFDDDVEAFRAEFAAFLDANLPGVEETTERPTSTAHMPAWTRRWQRLLFDNGWLLPGNPPEYGGRGATLLQQFVHLEELGRRHVYHSFNPQGLGIIAASLLTFGTEEQKKRWAVPILRAEITAALGMSEPGAGSDLAGLRTRAALDGDHFVVNGQKIWTSGAHDADILLTFVRTDPDAPKHKGISVLVIPTDLPGITRRPFGSIVGADDLDFNEVFFDDVRVPAENLIGELNKGWHVANGSLGHERTMLWLSFADHLDELVDDFRPTSALDRDRYATLAMDAQALRLLGSAALARASRGEEDVASISVLKLFGSEAVRTSTRHALLAQGPAGLTRDKPSRPFEHLNLDWFFASWFDRYARSFSGTIAGGTSEIQRTIVAERVLGLPRG; from the coding sequence ATGCGGCTGCGGTTTGACGACGACGTCGAGGCCTTCCGCGCCGAGTTCGCGGCCTTCCTCGACGCGAACCTGCCAGGCGTCGAGGAGACCACCGAGCGGCCGACCTCCACCGCGCACATGCCGGCGTGGACGAGGCGCTGGCAGCGGCTGCTGTTCGACAACGGCTGGCTGCTGCCGGGCAACCCGCCCGAGTACGGCGGCCGGGGCGCCACGCTGCTGCAGCAGTTCGTCCACCTGGAGGAGCTGGGCAGGCGGCACGTCTACCACAGCTTCAACCCCCAGGGCCTCGGCATCATCGCCGCCTCGCTGCTCACGTTCGGCACCGAGGAGCAGAAGAAGCGCTGGGCGGTGCCGATCCTGCGCGCCGAGATCACGGCGGCGCTCGGCATGAGCGAGCCGGGCGCGGGCTCCGACCTCGCGGGGCTGCGCACCCGGGCGGCGCTCGACGGCGACCACTTCGTGGTCAACGGGCAGAAGATCTGGACCTCGGGCGCACACGACGCGGACATCCTGCTGACGTTCGTGCGTACCGACCCGGACGCGCCCAAGCACAAGGGCATCAGCGTCCTGGTGATCCCGACCGACCTCCCGGGCATCACCCGCCGGCCGTTCGGCTCGATCGTCGGCGCGGACGACCTCGACTTCAACGAGGTCTTCTTCGACGACGTCCGGGTACCGGCGGAGAACCTGATCGGCGAGCTGAACAAGGGCTGGCACGTCGCGAACGGCTCGCTCGGCCACGAGCGCACCATGCTGTGGCTCAGCTTCGCCGACCACCTCGACGAGCTGGTCGACGACTTCCGACCGACGTCGGCGCTGGACCGCGACCGGTACGCCACCCTCGCGATGGACGCCCAGGCGCTGCGGCTGCTCGGCTCCGCGGCCCTGGCCCGAGCGTCGCGCGGGGAGGAGGACGTGGCCTCGATCTCGGTGCTCAAGCTGTTCGGCTCCGAGGCGGTCCGCACGTCCACCCGGCACGCGCTCCTCGCGCAGGGACCGGCCGGGCTGACCCGCGACAAGCCGAGCCGGCCCTTCGAGCACCTGAACCTCGACTGGTTCTTCGCCAGCTGGTTCGACCGGTACGCGCGCAGCTTCTCCGGCACCATCGCTGGCGGGACGTCCGAGATCCAGCGCACGATTGTCGCCGAGCGGGTCCTCGGCCTGCCCCGGGGCTGA
- a CDS encoding enoyl-CoA hydratase, producing MYILYDVADNIATITLNRPEAANAQNGALLEELNDAWVKAAEDPDVKVIILRGEGKHFSAGHDLKPDPSTPAPAKITLEDIYRIEARRYLEFSLRWRNVPKPSIAAVQGRCIAGALLLCWPCDLIIAADDAKFSDPVVAMGIGGVEYHGHTWELGARKAKEILFTGRAITAEEAEKVGMVNKVVPRADLDTETRALAAQIAAMPSFGLRQAKRAVNQTLDVQGFYAAIQSVFDIHETGHGNALSVSGFPVLVNLDQMKTTIKSAS from the coding sequence TTGTACATTCTCTACGACGTCGCCGACAACATCGCGACGATCACGTTGAACCGGCCGGAAGCCGCCAACGCCCAGAACGGCGCGCTGCTGGAGGAGCTCAACGACGCCTGGGTCAAGGCGGCCGAGGACCCGGATGTGAAGGTCATCATCCTGCGCGGCGAGGGCAAGCACTTCTCCGCCGGCCACGACCTGAAGCCGGACCCCTCCACCCCGGCGCCGGCCAAGATCACACTTGAGGACATCTACCGGATCGAGGCCCGGCGCTACCTGGAGTTCTCGCTGCGCTGGCGCAACGTCCCGAAGCCGTCGATCGCCGCTGTCCAGGGCCGCTGCATCGCCGGCGCGCTGCTGCTGTGCTGGCCGTGCGACCTGATCATCGCGGCGGACGACGCGAAGTTCTCCGACCCCGTCGTCGCGATGGGCATCGGCGGCGTCGAGTACCACGGCCACACCTGGGAGCTCGGGGCGCGCAAGGCCAAGGAGATCCTGTTCACCGGCCGGGCGATCACCGCCGAGGAGGCGGAGAAGGTCGGCATGGTGAACAAGGTCGTCCCCCGGGCCGACCTGGACACCGAGACCCGGGCGCTGGCCGCCCAGATCGCGGCGATGCCGTCGTTCGGTCTTCGCCAGGCCAAGCGCGCCGTCAACCAGACCCTGGACGTCCAGGGCTTCTACGCGGCGATCCAGTCGGTCTTCGACATCCACGAGACCGGCCACGGCAACGCGCTCTCGGTGTCCGGCTTCCCGGTCCTGGTCAACCTCGACCAGATGAAGACCACCATCAAGTCCGCCAGCTAG